In a single window of the Diospyros lotus cultivar Yz01 chromosome 10, ASM1463336v1, whole genome shotgun sequence genome:
- the LOC127811732 gene encoding shaggy-related protein kinase eta, giving the protein MASLPLGPHHHHHDHSKLGVAPPPPRLPAGTDSDKEMTPAVVEGNDQVNGHIISTTIGGKNGEPKQTISYMAERIVGTGSFGIVFQAKCLETGEPVAIKKVLQDRRYKNRELQLMRLMDHPNVVSLKHCFFSTTSKDELFLNLVMEYVPESLYRVLKHYSNANQRMPLIYVKLYTYQIFRGLAYIHTVPGVCHRDIKPQNLLVDPLSHQVKLCDFGSAKVLVKGEANISYICSRYYRAPELIFGATEYTTSIDIWSAGCVLAELLLGQPLFPGENAVDQLVEIIKVLGTPTREEVRCMNPNYTDFRFPQVKAHPWHKVFHKRMPPEAIDLASRLLQYSPSLRCTALEACAHPFFDELREPNIRLPNGRPLPPLFNFKQELVGASPELISRLIPEHVRQQFSLNFQQPAGT; this is encoded by the exons ATGGCTTCGCTGCCGCTGGGACCTCATCACCACCACCATGACCATTCGAAGCTCGGCGTCGCGCCTCCTCCCCCCCGACTCCCGGCGGGGACCGATTCAGACAAG GAAATGACACCTGCTGTTGTTGAGGGAAATGACCAAGTCAATGGTCACATCATTTCAACGACAATTGGGGGCAAAAATGGTGAACCTAAACAG ACTATTAGTTACATGGCTGAGCGGATAGTGGGTACTGGATCATTTGGAATTGTTTTCCAG GCAAAATGCTTGGAAACCGGAGAGCCTGTGGCCATAAAGAAGGTCCTACAGGATAGGCGGTATAAAAATCGTGAACTTCAATTAATGCGCCTGATGGATCACCCAAATGTGGTCTCTCTGAAGCACTGTTTCTTTTCTACAACAAGTAAAGATGAGCTTTTCTTGAATCTGGTCATGGAATATGTGCCTGAGAGTTTGTACCGTGTTCTTAAGCATTACAGCAATGCAAATCAGAGGATGCCACTCATCTATGTCAAACTTTATACATATCAG ATATTTAGGGGGCTAGCTTATATTCATACAGTTCCTGGAGTTTGTCATAGGGATATCAAGCCTCAAAATCTCCTG GTTGATCCCCTCAGCCACCAGGTTAAGCTTTGTGACTTTGGAAGCGCAAAAGTTCTG GTAAAGGGTGAGGCAAATATATCTTACATTTGCTCTCGTTACTACCGAGCACCAGAACTCATATTTGGTGCAACAGAATATACGACATCCATTGACATTTGGTCAGCTGGTTGTGTACTTGCTGAGCTGCTTCTGGGACAG CCCTTGTTTCCTGGAGAGAATGCAGTGGACCAGCTTGTAGAGATTATCAAG GTTCTTGGTACTCCCACTAGGGAAGAAGTTAGATGCATGAATCCTAATTATACAGATTTTAGGTTTCCTCAGGTTAAAGCTCACCCGTGGCACAAG GTATTTCACAAGCGTATGCCTCCTGAGGCGATTGATCTTGCGTCAAGGCTGCTTCAATACTCCCCAAGTCTCCGTTGCACTGCA TTGGAAGCATGCGCTCATCCTTTCTTCGATGAGCTTCGGGAGCCTAATATTCGTCTTCCAAATGGTCGCCCTTTGCCCCCTCTTTTCAACTTTAAACAAGAA TTGGTTGGAGCTTCACCCGAGTTGATCAGCAGGCTGATACCCGAGCATGTTCGACAGCAATTTAGTCTCAACTTCCAGCAACCAGCTGGCACGTAA